One window of the Granulicella arctica genome contains the following:
- a CDS encoding DUF4097 family beta strand repeat-containing protein, with translation MKAILLTALLATSAFAADRTFDRTLNVASTPNVTVSTGSGNVHLHAGSDSQIHVVAHIHSGNNSWFGSSNDVEARMQQIANNPPIQQSGNDVTIGERHGNNDLYRNISIDYDITLPHASAISANTGSGDVQIESVGASLKANTGSGNIKAQGIHGVATLETGSGDIELQETATGDIRAHTGSGNIHLAGVASGLQAQTGSGDIEIAGNPSTDWKLETGSGNIRMNLGSSARFSLNASTGSGSVNVAQPITMQGSLNKHHVSGTVNGGGPVLRADTGSGDIEIR, from the coding sequence ATGAAAGCCATCCTCCTCACCGCCCTCCTCGCCACCAGCGCCTTCGCCGCCGACCGCACCTTCGACCGCACCCTCAACGTAGCCTCCACCCCGAACGTCACCGTCTCCACCGGCTCCGGAAACGTCCATCTCCACGCCGGCTCCGACAGCCAGATCCACGTCGTCGCTCACATCCACTCCGGCAACAACAGCTGGTTCGGCTCCAGCAATGACGTCGAAGCCCGCATGCAGCAGATCGCCAACAATCCGCCCATCCAGCAGTCCGGCAACGACGTTACCATCGGCGAGCGTCACGGCAACAACGACCTCTACCGCAACATCTCCATCGACTACGACATCACCCTCCCCCACGCCTCCGCCATCAGCGCCAACACCGGCTCCGGCGACGTACAGATCGAGTCCGTAGGCGCCAGCCTCAAAGCCAACACCGGCTCCGGCAACATCAAGGCACAGGGCATCCACGGCGTAGCCACACTCGAAACCGGCTCCGGCGACATTGAACTTCAGGAGACCGCCACCGGCGACATCCGCGCCCACACCGGCTCCGGCAACATCCACCTCGCCGGGGTAGCTAGTGGCCTCCAGGCCCAGACGGGCTCCGGCGACATCGAAATCGCCGGTAACCCCTCCACCGACTGGAAGCTCGAAACCGGCTCCGGCAACATTCGCATGAATCTTGGCTCCAGCGCCCGCTTCAGCCTCAACGCCAGCACCGGCTCCGGCTCCGTCAACGTAGCCCAGCCCATCACCATGCAGGGCTCCCTCAACAAGCACCACGTCTCCGGCACCGTCAACGGCGGCGGCCCCGTCCTCCGCGCCGACACCGGCAGCGGCGACATAGAAATCCGCTAA
- a CDS encoding efflux RND transporter periplasmic adaptor subunit, protein MTTQRKGKRNLWLWIGLVVVALAVVGGVVYAATSSSTKIEASQLAKAEKGDIARSVVATGKVQPITKVEVKSKASGILTNLNVDINDQVHRGQQIAQLDQVEILAQVDAQKASLNAAQSNAAAAASAIEFDKVAAEAPDLPMYKNTYNRALEMAKDGVVSKQALDDAQQKYLFAANTRDKAVAQITVDNSKLRQALAQVSQAKASLKQLEEQLSYTVIQSPMDGVILSRDVEKGDAVSSILVLGSTATLVMTIGDVHQVYVQGKVDESDIGKVYLGQPARIKVESFKDKTFFGKVTRIAPLGVEKDNVTTFEVRVSIDNPGGELKANMTANAEIILDEHKNVLTVPEQAVLYDKDRNASVEVPDTKQKTGRRKVSIKSGISNGTKTEILAGLNPGDTVILQQ, encoded by the coding sequence GTGACCACGCAGCGTAAAGGCAAACGTAATCTCTGGCTCTGGATTGGCCTCGTTGTAGTCGCTCTCGCCGTCGTCGGCGGGGTTGTCTACGCAGCCACCTCCAGCAGCACCAAAATAGAAGCCTCCCAGCTCGCCAAGGCGGAAAAGGGGGACATCGCCCGCTCCGTCGTCGCCACCGGCAAGGTCCAGCCCATCACCAAGGTCGAGGTCAAATCCAAGGCCTCTGGCATCCTTACCAATCTCAACGTGGACATCAACGACCAGGTCCACCGCGGTCAGCAGATCGCCCAGCTCGATCAGGTCGAAATTCTCGCTCAGGTCGACGCCCAGAAGGCCTCCCTCAACGCAGCCCAGTCCAACGCCGCCGCAGCCGCCTCCGCCATCGAATTTGACAAGGTAGCCGCCGAAGCGCCCGACCTCCCCATGTACAAGAACACCTACAATCGCGCCCTCGAAATGGCGAAGGACGGCGTCGTCTCCAAACAGGCTCTCGACGACGCCCAGCAGAAGTACCTCTTCGCCGCCAACACCCGCGACAAGGCCGTAGCCCAGATCACCGTAGACAACTCCAAGCTTCGCCAGGCCCTCGCCCAGGTCTCGCAGGCCAAGGCCTCCCTCAAGCAGCTTGAAGAGCAGCTCTCCTACACCGTCATCCAGTCCCCAATGGACGGCGTCATCCTCTCCCGCGACGTAGAAAAGGGCGACGCCGTCAGCTCCATCCTCGTCCTCGGCTCGACCGCAACCCTCGTCATGACCATCGGCGACGTCCACCAGGTCTACGTCCAGGGCAAGGTCGACGAGTCCGATATCGGCAAGGTCTACCTCGGCCAGCCCGCCCGCATCAAGGTTGAATCCTTCAAGGACAAGACCTTCTTCGGCAAGGTCACCCGCATCGCCCCCCTCGGCGTCGAGAAGGATAACGTCACCACCTTCGAAGTCCGTGTCTCCATCGACAACCCCGGCGGCGAGCTCAAGGCCAACATGACCGCCAACGCCGAGATCATCCTCGACGAGCACAAAAACGTCCTCACCGTCCCCGAGCAGGCCGTCCTCTACGACAAAGATCGCAACGCCTCCGTAGAAGTCCCCGACACCAAACAGAAGACCGGCCGCCGCAAGGTCTCCATCAAGTCCGGCATCTCCAACGGCACCAAAACTGAAATCCTCGCCGGCCTCAACCCCGGCGACACCGTAATTCTCCAGCAATAG
- a CDS encoding elongation factor P: MAALIEAIHIKRKSVFELEDVPYTCLDAEITTPTARGGQTLVRLKMRNLLTSAVFEKTFKAGDKFKEPDLNFVDASYLYSDGEGSHFLDQDSFETLTLTGDMVGNALDYLIEGALLQLYMYNGNPIGLQLPIFVELDVTYAEPGLRGDSSSGSGTKMARLETGLELRVPLFIKEGEKIKVSTENRDFAGRA; the protein is encoded by the coding sequence ATGGCCGCACTCATCGAAGCAATCCACATCAAGCGCAAGTCAGTATTCGAGCTCGAAGACGTTCCCTACACCTGCCTCGACGCCGAAATCACCACCCCCACTGCGCGCGGCGGCCAGACCCTCGTCCGCCTCAAGATGCGCAACCTCCTCACCTCCGCCGTCTTCGAAAAGACCTTCAAGGCTGGCGACAAGTTCAAGGAGCCCGATCTCAACTTCGTCGACGCCTCCTACCTCTACTCCGACGGCGAAGGCTCCCACTTCCTCGATCAGGACTCCTTCGAGACCCTCACCCTCACCGGCGACATGGTCGGCAACGCCCTCGACTACCTCATCGAAGGCGCCCTCCTCCAGCTCTACATGTACAACGGCAACCCCATCGGCCTGCAGCTCCCCATCTTCGTCGAACTCGACGTCACCTACGCCGAGCCCGGCCTGCGCGGCGACTCCTCCAGCGGCAGCGGCACCAAGATGGCTCGCCTCGAGACCGGCCTCGAACTCCGCGTCCCCCTTTTCATCAAGGAAGGCGAGAAGATCAAAGTCTCCACCGAGAACCGCGACTTCGCCGGTCGAGCCTGA
- a CDS encoding SRPBCC domain-containing protein, producing MATLSRLAAKGSIHEEAPVTTRLEVRIIAPPAKVWALLVDASSWPKWQQGIDSVSVAGPLQRGTGFTWVAGGTTIHSQVQLFEPERRLSWTGTAMTAKAVHVWELKALPGDQTLVVMRESMDGLLMAKMYPSAKLEAADRAWLASLKLAAEQKP from the coding sequence ATGGCTACGCTGAGCCGACTGGCTGCTAAAGGTTCGATCCATGAGGAGGCTCCGGTGACGACTCGGCTGGAGGTCCGGATTATTGCGCCTCCTGCCAAGGTGTGGGCGCTGCTGGTGGATGCGTCTTCGTGGCCGAAGTGGCAGCAGGGGATTGACAGCGTCTCGGTGGCGGGCCCGCTGCAGCGTGGGACCGGCTTTACGTGGGTCGCCGGAGGGACGACGATCCACTCGCAGGTGCAACTCTTCGAACCGGAGCGGCGGCTGAGCTGGACGGGAACGGCGATGACGGCGAAGGCTGTCCATGTGTGGGAGTTGAAGGCGTTGCCGGGAGACCAGACGCTGGTGGTGATGCGTGAGTCGATGGATGGCTTGTTGATGGCGAAGATGTATCCGTCGGCAAAGCTGGAGGCGGCGGACCGGGCGTGGCTGGCTTCATTGAAGCTTGCGGCAGAGCAGAAGCCGTAA
- a CDS encoding SulP family inorganic anion transporter, with the protein MDVHDVKSELLAGLTAALSLVPEVVGFALVAHVNPLTGLYAAFIICLVAAIWGGRPGMISGAAGSMAVVSAGLVVQHGVQYLFATIVLTGILQMAFAWFRLGKLIRMVPHAVMLGFVNGLAIVIASAQVQHFYVRAADGRRGLMAPGKLLVMLGLIALTIAVTVLLPKVTKAFPSALAGILAVSGLAFALGIKTRTVGDLASIHGTLPHFHLPEVPYTLETLRIIVPYALILATIGLVETLLTLNLIDEMTDTRGRPNRESMAQGVGNFVGALFGGMGGCAMIGQSMINLNAGGRRRLSGIAAGGFLLSFILVGSRLIERIPLAALVGVMFVVAAETFNWKSLRGMARVPKHDTLVMLTVTVVTVFTNLAVAVVAGIVIAALVFAWDHAQQLEVQIVAVPGRTTYRLRGSLFFASAAQFTRFFHPKNDPAEVYLEFDEARIMDSSALEAIEALTERYRAQGKLLHLRGLSEHCDKLLRRKDGRVSLLAVEDYETV; encoded by the coding sequence GTGGATGTACATGATGTTAAGTCGGAGTTGCTGGCAGGGCTGACGGCCGCGCTTTCGCTGGTGCCGGAGGTTGTCGGGTTCGCGCTGGTGGCGCATGTCAATCCGCTGACGGGCTTATATGCAGCATTCATCATCTGCCTGGTGGCGGCAATCTGGGGTGGTCGGCCGGGGATGATCTCTGGCGCGGCGGGGTCGATGGCGGTGGTGTCTGCTGGGCTGGTGGTGCAGCATGGCGTGCAATATCTTTTCGCCACGATCGTGCTTACGGGCATTCTGCAGATGGCATTTGCGTGGTTCCGGCTCGGCAAGCTGATTCGCATGGTGCCGCATGCGGTGATGCTGGGCTTTGTGAATGGGTTGGCGATTGTGATCGCGTCGGCGCAGGTGCAGCACTTTTATGTACGAGCGGCCGATGGACGTCGTGGGCTGATGGCTCCAGGCAAACTGCTGGTGATGCTGGGGCTTATAGCGTTGACGATCGCTGTGACTGTTCTTCTGCCGAAGGTGACGAAGGCCTTTCCTTCTGCGCTGGCAGGCATCCTGGCGGTGAGTGGCCTTGCTTTTGCGTTGGGGATCAAGACGCGTACGGTGGGCGATCTCGCGTCGATCCATGGGACGCTCCCGCATTTCCATCTTCCCGAAGTTCCGTACACGCTGGAGACGTTGCGGATCATCGTGCCCTATGCGCTGATCCTCGCGACGATTGGGCTGGTGGAGACGCTGCTGACGTTGAACCTGATCGATGAGATGACGGATACGCGAGGCAGGCCGAATCGTGAGTCCATGGCGCAGGGTGTGGGGAACTTTGTTGGCGCGCTGTTCGGCGGCATGGGCGGCTGCGCGATGATTGGGCAGAGCATGATCAACCTAAACGCGGGTGGGCGGCGACGTCTGTCCGGAATCGCTGCGGGTGGATTTCTGCTGTCCTTCATCCTTGTGGGCTCGCGGCTGATCGAACGCATTCCGCTGGCGGCGCTGGTTGGGGTGATGTTTGTGGTGGCGGCGGAGACGTTCAACTGGAAGAGCCTTCGCGGGATGGCGAGAGTGCCGAAGCACGACACGCTGGTGATGCTGACTGTGACCGTTGTGACGGTGTTCACGAACCTTGCGGTTGCGGTGGTCGCGGGCATCGTGATCGCGGCGCTTGTGTTTGCGTGGGATCATGCGCAGCAGCTTGAGGTGCAGATTGTGGCTGTGCCCGGTCGGACGACTTACCGGCTACGAGGTAGTCTCTTTTTTGCATCGGCTGCGCAGTTCACCCGGTTCTTTCATCCGAAGAATGATCCGGCTGAGGTCTACCTGGAGTTCGATGAAGCGCGGATCATGGATTCCTCAGCGTTGGAGGCTATTGAAGCCCTGACGGAGCGCTACCGAGCCCAAGGCAAGCTCTTGCATCTTCGAGGCTTGAGCGAGCATTGTGACAAGCTGCTACGACGCAAGGACGGCAGAGTGAGCCTGCTTGCTGTTGAGGATTACGAGACGGTCTAA